In Harpia harpyja isolate bHarHar1 chromosome 12, bHarHar1 primary haplotype, whole genome shotgun sequence, a single window of DNA contains:
- the CHCT1 gene encoding CHD1 helical C-terminal domain containing protein 1, whose translation MEGFKEEVDRARAKNSSRDSTDGQTTEKDLAGTAKEAAFVTGSEIAPPCKTPLICCADGLDQDTFKICKELLRPFKKSLRKLHLPQHLPTEKKMKYTKKSLTIIGDRIDLFLQRYCKASEVKHWQKMFWQFVSLFSDMDAKQLQKLYKYIKNNQMDKFLQLRCPSENPDSVPGLKEKKLKQLYISWGLCRGTRDLQEHPGQGDSHHQHTHKVPTQQQE comes from the exons ATGGAGGGCTTTAAGGAGGAAGTGGACAGAGCCAGGGcaaagaacagcagcagggacagcacagATGGCCAG ACCACAGAGAAGGATCTGGCTGGCACAGCGAAGGAAGCAGCCTTTGTAACGGGCAGTGAGATTGCTCCACCATGCAAGACCCCACTCATCTGCTGCGCAGACGGCCTTGATCAGGACACCTTTAAAATT TGCAAGGAGCTTTTGAGACCCTTTAAGAAGTCACTTAGGAAACTGCATTtgccccagcacctccccacagagaaaaaaatgaagtacacGAAGAAAAGTTTGACCATAATTGGGGACCGCATAGATCTGTTTCTCCAGCGGTACTGCAAAGCCTCGGAAGTCAAGCACTGGCAGAA GATGTTCTGGCAGTTTGTCTCCCTCTTCTCAGACATGGATGCAAAGCAACTGCAGAAGCTATATAAGTACATCAAGAACAACCAAATGGATAAGTTTCTG caattacgCTGTCCTTCAGAAAACCCAGATTCAGTTCCAGGActcaaagaaaagaaactgaagcaacTTTACATCAGTTGGGGTCTCTGCAGAGGTACAAGAGACCTGCAGGAACACCCTGGTCAAGGAGACAGTCACCACCAACACACCCACAAAGTCCCCACCCAGCAGCAAGAATGA